ACTCAAAAAGCCTTTGAGAAAATAAAACACAATGCCGATTACGATTGCGAGGTTAATCAGATTGGCTTCGAAAATATCGAAATTTAGACCAAATCCTTTACTCTCTGCCTCCGCCATCTCCGCGCCAAGGATTGTGGCTCCTGTGGCGAGTTGTAAAACAATATCCATGACACTCAACCAACAACTGCGCCGTTTTACTTACACTGGAATGTCGTACCTACGGTCTCGGATTGCAGTACGCAAGCTTCAGCAAAATTAATCAGATCAATTTGTTCTGATGCCCGCGTCCGCGCCGATCATGCAGGCGTGGAATGTCCCTTCGGGGACATTCCTAAACACCTACCAATATTTTGTTTAGAATTTCGCTGCTGAGACTGCCAACTTGCTGTTGCAAGGTGGACATCGCGGCAGCTTTCTGCTGATCAAGGTCTTTCTGTGCTTGTTCCCGCTGGGCAACGGCCTCAGCTTGAGCAGCACTGACTTCCTCATCAGCAATCTTTTGAGCTTCAGCTTTCGCTTCATCAAGAATGGCTTGATATTTGCGGCGGCTGTCACCCAGCTCTTTTTCGTATTGCGCGGTGATGGCTTCGACCTGAGCCAGCCCATCTTTAGCACCGGTTTTGGCGGTACTAATTAGGTCGGCTCGATCTTCCAACACCTTGGTCAGCGGCTTAAAGAAAACCGCGTTTAGCAACACGACCAAAAGCATAAATTGAACTGCCATTAGTGGCAGGGTCGCATCGAAGTCAAACATGATTCGTCAGGGGATAAAACGTTAAAAATCAATTGATCTTGCATCAATTCCCAGGGGTAAGGGTCACGGCGGGCCATGACCCAACCCAAAACTGACGGTGACTTATACGAAGGGGTTCGCGAACAGCAGAACCAACGCGATCACAAGACCGTAGATTGTCAAGGATTCCATGAACGCGAGAGTCAGTAGCAATGTACCGCGGATCTTACCTTCAGCTTCAGGCTGACGAGCGATCCCTTCTACTGCGCTACCAGACGCATTACCTTGACCAATACCAGGGCCAATTGCCGCTAGACCAATTGCCAAAGCAGCAGCTAGAACGGAAGCGGAAGAAACATCCATTGTGAAACCTTACCTTTTACGTGGACGAGAAAAAACGAATAAAACTCAGCAGTCAAATTCACGAAACGTGGCCGCAATTACTACGGAGTAATCCGATCACACAATCAACTGAAACGGATGAATCAACTCAAACAACAACGCACTATGCGTGTTCTTCGTGTTCCTCACCGTGACCTTCGATCGCTTCATGAATGTAGGCACCTGCCAACGTTGC
The nucleotide sequence above comes from Romeriopsis navalis LEGE 11480. Encoded proteins:
- a CDS encoding F0F1 ATP synthase subunit B', with product MFDFDATLPLMAVQFMLLVVLLNAVFFKPLTKVLEDRADLISTAKTGAKDGLAQVEAITAQYEKELGDSRRKYQAILDEAKAEAQKIADEEVSAAQAEAVAQREQAQKDLDQQKAAAMSTLQQQVGSLSSEILNKILVGV
- the atpE gene encoding ATP synthase F0 subunit C; this encodes MDVSSASVLAAALAIGLAAIGPGIGQGNASGSAVEGIARQPEAEGKIRGTLLLTLAFMESLTIYGLVIALVLLFANPFV